A section of the Candidatus Zixiibacteriota bacterium genome encodes:
- a CDS encoding polysaccharide biosynthesis protein, whose amino-acid sequence MQGDKSEQMAKVRREAVLVAADLVAIQLCFFLAVLLFHNLREVRESLGETLGYFYGLPNLVVTIYWLGLLWLSRLLRKFFPQGLYGEFLRIFNVVSLGVVLLIFVTVDSADPNSFFSTSKILIFTYWISLILTLSLNRLLLFRSPSGAMSENAEQIVSPLLIPRRLLIVALDILIISGGYYLAFLIRFEGSLQPQVLASLRSSMPVVIILRFSMLLYFRLYSGYYRYASINDLTQILKAVSAGSILIAIPTYFFGYGEVPRGVFIIDWLLQVILLGGSRFLLRAARELMPQVLLPGRRTLVIGAGSAGEMVLRELRKTPMGFKPVGIIDDDPNKHGMRLHGVTVLGGSEDLERLAARYKVTDAIIAIPSATGKQMRSLIDACRRAHLSFKSLPPLREIIGGQVALSQVRNISVEDLLGRTPVRLDSQRLARFIEGKRILVTGGAGSIGSEICRQVMRFHPERLAIIDRAENRLYEMMLEFQQSGSEVMEPHVGDINDLGKMERLFEQLRPHVVFHAAAYKQVPLMEQFPEEAARNNIFGTRGLIQLADKHDTGAFVMISTDKAVRPSSVMGASKRIAEILVQCFARRSQVSFLTVRFGNVLGSDGSVVPIFRRQIEHGGPVTVTHPDMTRYFMTIKEASLLVMQAATIGRSGDILVLNMGEPVKILDLAKAMITLSGAVPDEDIAIAFTGLRPGEKLNEELFEEEGLTSSEHENILVARATEFDWETIQTELRRLEAAVRAQDRAQIIQIFREIVPVYQSAAIQV is encoded by the coding sequence ATGCAGGGTGACAAGTCCGAGCAGATGGCGAAAGTCCGCCGCGAAGCCGTGTTGGTCGCGGCCGACCTCGTTGCGATCCAACTGTGTTTCTTCCTGGCGGTCTTGCTCTTTCACAACCTGCGCGAAGTGCGCGAGTCGTTAGGGGAGACCCTCGGATACTTCTACGGCCTGCCCAACCTGGTGGTCACGATCTATTGGCTCGGTCTCCTGTGGCTGTCGCGACTGCTGCGGAAGTTTTTCCCCCAGGGGCTCTACGGCGAGTTTCTCCGCATCTTCAATGTCGTATCGCTGGGCGTGGTGCTGCTGATCTTCGTTACGGTTGATTCTGCCGATCCCAACTCCTTCTTCTCGACCTCGAAAATCCTGATCTTCACCTACTGGATCTCGCTCATTCTGACGCTCAGCTTGAATCGGCTGCTGCTGTTTCGTTCGCCTTCGGGAGCAATGAGCGAAAACGCCGAGCAGATCGTTTCGCCGCTTCTGATTCCGCGCCGGCTCCTGATCGTAGCGCTGGACATTCTGATCATCTCGGGGGGGTATTACCTCGCGTTTCTGATTCGTTTCGAGGGGTCGCTGCAGCCGCAGGTTCTCGCCAGTCTTCGATCTAGCATGCCGGTCGTGATCATTCTGCGCTTCAGCATGTTGCTGTATTTCCGGCTTTACTCCGGTTATTATCGCTATGCATCGATCAACGATCTGACGCAGATTCTCAAGGCCGTGTCCGCCGGCAGCATCCTGATTGCGATCCCGACCTACTTCTTTGGGTACGGCGAAGTCCCGCGCGGCGTGTTCATCATCGATTGGCTGCTGCAGGTGATTTTGCTCGGCGGTTCGCGCTTTCTGCTGCGCGCGGCGCGCGAGTTGATGCCGCAGGTGCTTTTGCCGGGTCGCCGCACCTTGGTGATCGGCGCCGGCTCGGCGGGAGAAATGGTCTTGCGCGAGCTGCGGAAAACACCGATGGGTTTCAAACCGGTCGGCATTATCGACGACGATCCGAACAAGCACGGCATGCGCCTGCACGGCGTCACGGTCCTGGGCGGCAGCGAAGACTTGGAGCGTCTGGCTGCCCGCTACAAGGTCACCGACGCGATCATTGCCATCCCGTCGGCCACCGGCAAGCAGATGCGGAGTCTGATTGATGCCTGCCGGCGCGCACATTTGAGCTTCAAGTCGCTGCCACCGTTGCGCGAGATCATCGGCGGCCAGGTGGCGCTCAGTCAGGTGCGTAACATCAGCGTCGAAGATCTGCTGGGCCGGACGCCGGTGCGGCTCGATTCCCAGCGGCTGGCCCGGTTTATCGAGGGCAAGCGGATACTGGTTACCGGCGGCGCCGGTTCCATCGGGTCGGAGATTTGCCGACAGGTGATGCGATTCCACCCGGAGCGGCTCGCCATCATCGATCGGGCTGAAAATCGACTCTACGAGATGATGCTGGAATTTCAGCAGAGCGGCAGCGAAGTGATGGAGCCGCACGTCGGTGACATCAACGATCTGGGCAAGATGGAACGGCTCTTCGAGCAGCTCCGACCGCACGTCGTCTTCCATGCTGCCGCCTACAAGCAGGTGCCGCTGATGGAACAGTTCCCCGAAGAGGCTGCCCGGAACAACATATTTGGCACGCGCGGACTAATTCAACTGGCCGACAAGCACGACACTGGTGCGTTCGTCATGATCTCCACCGACAAGGCAGTGCGGCCGTCGAGTGTCATGGGCGCCAGCAAGCGCATCGCCGAGATTCTGGTGCAGTGCTTTGCCCGGCGCTCGCAGGTGTCGTTCCTCACGGTGCGTTTCGGCAATGTCCTGGGTTCGGATGGCTCGGTGGTGCCGATCTTCCGCCGCCAGATCGAACACGGCGGACCGGTAACGGTGACGCATCCCGACATGACGCGCTATTTCATGACAATCAAAGAAGCATCGCTCCTGGTCATGCAGGCGGCGACCATCGGCCGCTCCGGCGACATTTTGGTCTTGAACATGGGCGAGCCGGTGAAGATTCTCGACTTGGCCAAGGCGATGATTACGCTCTCGGGGGCTGTCCCCGACGAGGATATCGCCATCGCCTTTACCGGCCTGCGGCCCGGCGAGAAATTGAACGAAGAGCTGTTCGAAGAGGAAGGCTTAACCTCCTCGGAGCATGAAAATATCCTGGTGGCGCGCGCGACCGAATTCGACTGGGAGACAATTCAGACTGAGTTGCGGCGGCTCGAAGCGGCCGTGCGTGCCCAGGATCGCGCCCAGATCATCCAGATCTTTCGCGAGATCGTCCCGGTTTACCAGTCCGCGGCCATTCAGGTTTAA
- the wecB gene encoding UDP-N-acetylglucosamine 2-epimerase (non-hydrolyzing) encodes MSRRARIVTIVGARPQYIKLAPLQRALAPLGLDHRIINTGQHYDYQMAGVFFRELELPKPAANLDVGSADAAEMTARILERCAVELRRLRPDLVVVIGDTNSTLGGALAAAQLHLPLAHIEAGLRCFDLDTPEELNRLVTDHVARHLYCPTPQAVANLKTEGIATGVSLTGDLLYDVLTDTLPGARETSAILEKLKLTPQSYYVVTLHRADSVDDRVKLTTLVEMLSALPAPTIFPVHPRTRERLRSFKLLGRLRQSKSVRLVEPVGYRQMLALIRGCRMLLTDSGGLQREAYFLRRPTALLREVTEWVEIVRSGGSVVVGFDPEKLRKTLTGHRFSFSNRTFCRTGAASRIARKLAAAAR; translated from the coding sequence TTGTCTCGTAGAGCGCGGATCGTCACGATCGTTGGTGCGCGGCCGCAGTACATCAAGCTGGCGCCGCTCCAGCGCGCGCTGGCGCCGCTGGGCCTCGATCATCGCATCATCAATACCGGCCAGCACTACGACTATCAAATGGCGGGGGTGTTTTTTCGCGAACTTGAGTTGCCCAAGCCGGCGGCCAATCTTGATGTCGGATCGGCTGATGCTGCGGAGATGACGGCGCGCATTCTCGAGCGCTGTGCCGTTGAGTTACGCCGACTCCGTCCCGACTTGGTCGTCGTCATCGGCGATACCAACAGCACGCTGGGGGGAGCGCTGGCCGCCGCACAATTACACCTGCCGCTGGCACACATCGAGGCCGGGTTGCGCTGCTTTGACTTGGACACGCCGGAAGAACTCAACCGTCTCGTCACCGACCACGTGGCGCGACATCTGTACTGCCCGACGCCGCAGGCCGTCGCCAATCTGAAGACCGAAGGGATCGCAACCGGCGTGAGTTTGACCGGCGACCTCTTGTATGACGTCCTCACTGACACTTTGCCGGGAGCGCGTGAAACCAGCGCGATTCTGGAAAAGCTGAAGTTGACACCGCAGTCCTACTACGTCGTCACTCTGCACCGTGCTGACAGCGTTGATGATCGCGTGAAACTGACAACTTTGGTGGAGATGTTGTCTGCACTTCCGGCGCCGACGATCTTTCCGGTCCATCCGCGCACCAGAGAACGACTGCGCTCGTTCAAGCTGTTGGGCCGGTTGCGACAGAGCAAGTCCGTGCGGCTGGTGGAGCCGGTCGGCTATCGACAGATGCTGGCATTGATCCGCGGCTGTCGGATGTTGTTGACCGATTCCGGCGGTCTACAGCGGGAGGCGTACTTCCTGCGCCGACCGACGGCGCTCCTGCGCGAAGTCACCGAATGGGTCGAGATCGTTCGCTCCGGCGGCAGTGTGGTCGTCGGTTTCGACCCGGAGAAGCTTCGGAAGACTCTGACCGGGCATCGATTTTCCTTCTCCAATCGCACGTTCTGTCGGACCGGAGCTGCCTCGCGCATCGCCCGCAAACTGGCGGCGGCGGCGCGGTAG
- a CDS encoding DegT/DnrJ/EryC1/StrS family aminotransferase, with product MEVPLLDLRREYEALRSELDRAVLEVMAATHFINGPQVKRFEEQVAAYLGVRHAIGVASGTDALLLALRAVGVGPGTEVITTTFSFFATAGAVANLGATPVFVDIDESTFNIDPAQIEAKITAKTKAIIPVHLFGQSADLDPIIAIGKRHQVAVIEDAAQSLSSKYKGQMSGTIGDIGIYSFYPTKNLGCAGDGGLVATNSDELAARLRSLKAHGAKVKYYHDIVGYNSRLDTIHAAVLLVKLPHLDGWSRARRANAAYYNERFAGSRVQTPAEQPYAYHIYNQYSILIDNRDGLRDQLRAAGIGYEIYYPLPLHLQVCFQHLGYRAGDLPVAERCARQVISLPIYPQLSEAERDYVAATVLKLVS from the coding sequence TTGGAAGTTCCACTTCTGGATTTGCGCCGCGAGTACGAGGCACTGCGCTCGGAATTGGACCGCGCCGTGCTCGAAGTCATGGCCGCGACGCATTTCATCAACGGCCCGCAGGTCAAGCGCTTCGAAGAGCAGGTGGCTGCGTACCTCGGTGTGCGGCATGCGATCGGAGTGGCCTCCGGCACGGACGCGTTGTTGCTGGCGTTACGCGCGGTCGGGGTCGGTCCCGGGACCGAGGTGATCACGACGACTTTCTCGTTTTTCGCGACTGCAGGGGCCGTGGCGAATCTCGGGGCAACCCCGGTCTTTGTCGATATCGATGAGAGCACGTTCAATATCGATCCGGCTCAAATCGAAGCGAAAATCACCGCCAAGACGAAGGCGATTATTCCCGTGCACCTGTTTGGGCAGAGCGCCGATCTCGATCCGATTATCGCGATCGGCAAACGCCATCAGGTCGCTGTTATTGAAGACGCAGCCCAGTCCCTGTCGTCGAAGTACAAGGGCCAAATGTCGGGAACGATCGGTGACATCGGCATCTATTCGTTCTATCCAACCAAGAATCTCGGTTGTGCGGGCGACGGCGGACTGGTGGCGACAAATTCTGACGAGTTGGCGGCGAGGCTGCGCAGTCTCAAGGCACACGGCGCCAAGGTGAAGTACTATCACGACATCGTCGGTTACAACTCACGGCTCGACACAATTCACGCCGCGGTCCTGCTGGTCAAATTGCCGCACCTGGACGGATGGTCACGGGCGCGGCGGGCCAATGCGGCCTACTACAACGAGCGGTTTGCCGGCTCCCGCGTGCAGACGCCGGCCGAGCAACCGTACGCGTACCACATCTACAACCAGTATTCGATTCTGATCGACAATCGCGACGGTCTGCGGGATCAACTCCGAGCGGCCGGCATCGGCTATGAAATCTACTACCCCTTACCACTGCACCTGCAGGTGTGTTTTCAGCACCTTGGCTATCGTGCGGGGGACTTGCCCGTTGCCGAGCGCTGTGCCCGACAGGTCATTTCCTTGCCGATCTACCCGCAATTGAGCGAGGCGGAACGAGACTATGTCGCCGCGACGGTCCTCAAACTTGTCTCGTAG
- a CDS encoding N-acetyltransferase has product MNSQIVAASARIDPSVRLGHFCVIGEQVTIGSGSVLGANVVVYAGTMIGANVRIDDGASIGKQPMRAANSAVTKEQELPPTTIGDDCIVGSNVVIYAGATIGKKVLIADQATVRENVTIGDFTIVGRGVAIENFCKVGAYCKLETNVYLTAYSELADRVFMAPCVATSNDNFVGRTKERFKYFKGITVKRGGRVGLNATILPGKVVGEDALVAAGAVLTKDAPDQMIVMGSPAKPLKRVPPEQLLENQ; this is encoded by the coding sequence ATGAATAGTCAAATTGTGGCCGCATCGGCCCGCATCGATCCCAGCGTTCGCCTGGGCCATTTCTGCGTAATCGGCGAGCAGGTGACCATCGGTTCCGGCTCAGTGCTGGGCGCAAATGTCGTTGTCTACGCCGGTACCATGATCGGCGCCAATGTGCGGATTGACGACGGCGCTTCGATCGGCAAGCAGCCAATGCGGGCGGCGAACTCGGCGGTGACCAAAGAGCAGGAACTGCCGCCGACGACGATCGGGGACGACTGCATCGTCGGCAGTAATGTTGTGATCTACGCCGGCGCGACGATCGGCAAGAAAGTGCTGATCGCCGACCAGGCGACAGTACGGGAAAATGTAACGATTGGCGACTTCACGATCGTCGGCCGCGGCGTAGCAATCGAAAATTTCTGCAAAGTCGGCGCGTACTGCAAACTCGAGACGAACGTCTATCTGACGGCCTACTCCGAGCTGGCGGATCGCGTGTTCATGGCGCCGTGCGTGGCAACTTCCAACGACAACTTCGTCGGACGCACCAAGGAACGCTTCAAATATTTCAAAGGTATAACCGTCAAGCGCGGCGGCCGCGTCGGGTTGAATGCGACCATCTTGCCGGGGAAGGTTGTCGGCGAAGATGCGTTGGTGGCGGCCGGTGCGGTGCTGACCAAGGATGCACCGGACCAGATGATCGTGATGGGCTCGCCGGCAAAGCCGCTGAAACGCGTGCCGCCGGAGCAGCTGCTCGAGAATCAATAA
- a CDS encoding SLBB domain-containing protein produces MKTSASTFFKLLILFGLVLAAVPASALDYPALKPKPEEEKPPMEERQAEVRAEQLLDKAVDENLYIVGPGDVFIIQFYGVSTEPLRVEVLPEGVVAIPQVGVVTLGQIALKEAKERIRAAVAGRVRDRSLDVHLAAVRSFKVSVTGAVAEPGVVVVSGADRVTEAIQKAGGLQVKASQRNIKLIKDSDTTRADIARFYATGAVAANPYLNEGHVVFVPVVSDTFDKIEVYGAVNAPGVFEYRHGDRISDLVELGFGLSADADRETAELIRFSPEGRGKNSIKVDLATILENPSSAGNLELAPDDRLFVRAIAGYRRKEQVVLAGEVKYPGVYPIQPGCETLLQLLQKAGGILDKASLSEAEMFRKPQFISTQKTSFEQLLQLSTDKLSEFELQYLKEISSEKTGKVAVDFEQLLSGGRSELDIPLVDGDFVRIPAKSFAVTVMGRVVNPGLVPYKEDATVDYYIKAAGGYGYKANRGDIRIIKANTGAVVKSESNTRVAMGDRIMVPQKKGINVWQFLKDTGFFLANIATIYIVVDQAVN; encoded by the coding sequence ATGAAGACCTCCGCAAGTACATTCTTTAAGCTGCTGATCCTGTTTGGCCTCGTGTTGGCAGCTGTACCGGCATCTGCCCTGGACTACCCGGCGTTGAAACCGAAACCGGAGGAAGAGAAGCCGCCAATGGAAGAGCGGCAGGCAGAGGTCAGAGCCGAACAGCTGCTGGACAAAGCCGTGGATGAGAATCTGTATATCGTCGGGCCCGGCGATGTGTTCATCATCCAGTTCTACGGTGTCTCGACTGAACCGTTACGGGTGGAAGTTCTGCCGGAAGGCGTGGTGGCAATCCCACAGGTAGGGGTGGTGACACTTGGGCAGATCGCACTCAAAGAGGCGAAAGAACGTATTCGCGCCGCCGTGGCCGGCCGTGTTCGCGATCGCTCGCTCGACGTGCATCTGGCAGCGGTGCGATCATTCAAGGTTAGCGTTACCGGAGCGGTAGCCGAGCCTGGCGTCGTTGTCGTTTCAGGAGCTGACCGCGTAACCGAGGCGATTCAGAAGGCGGGCGGATTGCAGGTCAAGGCATCGCAACGCAATATCAAGTTGATCAAGGATTCGGACACGACCCGAGCGGATATCGCGCGCTTCTATGCGACCGGTGCCGTCGCTGCCAATCCCTATCTAAATGAGGGCCACGTTGTCTTTGTGCCCGTCGTTTCGGATACCTTTGACAAGATCGAGGTCTATGGCGCCGTCAACGCGCCGGGAGTATTCGAGTATCGCCACGGCGACCGCATCTCTGATTTGGTCGAGCTGGGTTTCGGGCTATCGGCGGACGCCGACCGCGAGACGGCGGAGTTGATTCGTTTCAGTCCCGAGGGTCGCGGCAAAAACTCGATCAAGGTTGACTTGGCGACGATACTCGAAAATCCGAGCTCCGCCGGCAACCTGGAGTTGGCGCCGGACGACCGGCTATTCGTACGCGCAATCGCCGGCTATCGCCGCAAGGAGCAGGTCGTGCTGGCCGGGGAGGTCAAGTATCCGGGCGTCTACCCGATTCAACCCGGCTGTGAGACGCTCTTGCAGCTTCTGCAGAAAGCCGGCGGCATCCTGGATAAGGCGTCATTGTCCGAAGCGGAGATGTTCCGGAAACCGCAGTTCATTTCGACCCAGAAGACGAGCTTCGAACAGCTTCTCCAGTTGTCAACCGACAAGTTGTCGGAATTTGAATTGCAGTACCTCAAAGAGATTTCCTCGGAAAAGACCGGTAAGGTTGCTGTTGATTTTGAACAACTGCTGAGCGGGGGGCGGAGCGAGCTGGACATTCCGCTGGTAGACGGCGATTTCGTGCGCATCCCGGCTAAAAGTTTTGCCGTGACGGTGATGGGCCGTGTGGTCAATCCGGGGCTGGTGCCGTACAAAGAGGATGCCACGGTCGACTACTACATCAAGGCCGCCGGCGGCTACGGCTACAAGGCAAATCGTGGCGACATTCGCATTATCAAGGCCAATACCGGCGCGGTCGTCAAGTCGGAGAGTAATACGCGCGTGGCGATGGGCGACCGGATCATGGTGCCACAAAAGAAGGGCATCAACGTCTGGCAGTTCCTGAAAGACACCGGGTTCTTCCTGGCGAACATCGCGACGATCTACATCGTTGTTGACCAGGCGGTTAATTGA
- the hslU gene encoding ATP-dependent protease ATPase subunit HslU, whose amino-acid sequence MDKHLTPRQIVEELDKYIIGQDKAKKMVAIALRNRWRRQAVTDEIRQEIMPNNIILIGPTGVGKTEIARRLANLAGAPFVKVEASKFTEVGYVGRDVESMIRDLVELAVQMVRKEKSESVQAKAEEMAEERILELLLPRRRQPRNAETAEDPLIEEKYQRTLEKLRRQLHEGFLDTRAIDIEIPANRYPVVEIFTPQGMEELGVNFQEMFSGIMPKKKKIRKLTVAEAKKYLKEEEAAKLVDMDEVVTEALQRVENSGIVFIDEIDKIAGAEGPASGPDVSREGVQRDILPIVEGSSVSTKYGMVKTDHVLFIAAGAFHSSKPSDLIPELQGRFPIRVELDPLTEKEFVRILREPKNALLKQYTALMETEGVNITFDSAAVEEIAHLAALLNESSENIGARRLHTLMSNLLEDIMFNVPDEKVGKMKITKSRVQSTLKEIIEDEDLRKYIL is encoded by the coding sequence TTGGACAAGCATCTGACCCCCCGACAGATCGTCGAGGAGCTCGATAAATACATCATCGGACAAGACAAAGCCAAGAAGATGGTCGCGATTGCATTGCGCAATCGCTGGCGGCGGCAGGCCGTGACGGATGAGATCCGTCAAGAGATCATGCCGAACAACATCATCTTGATCGGTCCGACCGGCGTCGGCAAGACAGAGATCGCCCGGCGGCTGGCCAATCTCGCCGGCGCGCCATTCGTCAAAGTCGAGGCCTCGAAATTTACGGAGGTCGGCTATGTCGGTCGCGACGTGGAATCAATGATTCGCGATCTGGTCGAGCTGGCCGTGCAGATGGTGCGGAAGGAAAAGTCGGAATCGGTGCAAGCCAAGGCTGAGGAAATGGCGGAGGAACGAATCCTTGAATTGCTTTTGCCGCGTCGCCGGCAGCCGCGCAACGCCGAAACCGCGGAAGATCCGCTCATCGAAGAGAAGTACCAACGGACGCTGGAGAAGCTGCGGCGCCAACTGCACGAAGGCTTTCTCGACACGCGCGCCATCGACATCGAGATTCCCGCCAACCGCTATCCGGTCGTCGAGATCTTCACGCCGCAAGGGATGGAGGAATTGGGCGTCAATTTCCAGGAGATGTTCTCCGGGATCATGCCCAAGAAGAAGAAGATCCGCAAGCTCACGGTGGCCGAGGCGAAGAAGTATCTTAAGGAAGAGGAGGCTGCCAAACTCGTCGACATGGATGAAGTTGTCACCGAAGCTTTGCAGCGCGTCGAGAATTCCGGGATTGTCTTCATCGACGAGATCGACAAGATCGCTGGCGCCGAAGGACCGGCTTCCGGTCCAGATGTTTCCCGCGAAGGGGTGCAGCGCGACATTCTGCCGATCGTCGAAGGTTCGAGCGTGTCGACGAAATATGGCATGGTCAAGACGGACCACGTCTTGTTCATCGCTGCGGGGGCTTTTCATTCGAGCAAGCCGTCCGACCTGATTCCGGAATTGCAGGGGCGATTTCCGATCCGCGTCGAGCTTGATCCGCTGACGGAGAAGGAATTTGTGCGCATCTTGCGCGAGCCGAAGAATGCACTGCTGAAGCAGTACACGGCGTTGATGGAGACTGAAGGCGTGAACATCACGTTCGATTCAGCGGCAGTCGAGGAAATCGCGCATCTGGCGGCGCTGCTGAACGAGTCTTCGGAGAACATCGGCGCCCGGCGGCTGCATACGCTGATGTCCAATCTATTGGAAGATATCATGTTCAACGTTCCCGATGAGAAAGTCGGTAAGATGAAGATTACCAAGTCGCGGGTGCAGAGTACATTGAAGGAAATCATCGAAGATGAAGACCTCCGCAAGTACATTCTTTAA
- the hslV gene encoding ATP-dependent protease subunit HslV → MFHATTILGLRHKGHVAIGGDGQVTLGDTIVKATAKKIRTLAGGTILAGFAGSSADAFTLFERFEAKLEEFSDNLPRAAVELAKDWRRDKYLRQLEALLGVLDKEHALVISGSGDVVEPDDGIIAIGSGGPFALAACRAMVAETKLSAEQIVKRALEISGDICIYSNKFITIESLK, encoded by the coding sequence GTGTTTCACGCTACAACGATACTGGGACTGCGACATAAGGGGCACGTGGCAATCGGCGGTGACGGCCAAGTCACGCTGGGTGACACCATCGTCAAAGCAACGGCGAAGAAGATCCGAACGCTGGCCGGTGGCACCATTCTGGCAGGTTTTGCCGGCTCATCGGCCGACGCTTTTACTTTGTTTGAGCGCTTCGAGGCAAAGTTGGAGGAGTTCTCCGACAACCTGCCACGGGCCGCGGTCGAATTGGCCAAGGATTGGCGACGCGACAAATACCTGCGTCAACTGGAAGCACTCCTGGGTGTGCTCGACAAGGAGCATGCGCTCGTGATTTCCGGCTCTGGCGATGTGGTGGAGCCCGACGACGGCATCATCGCCATCGGCTCCGGCGGTCCGTTTGCCCTGGCGGCCTGCCGCGCCATGGTGGCAGAAACCAAACTTTCAGCCGAGCAGATCGTCAAGCGGGCACTGGAGATCTCAGGGGATATCTGCATCTACAGCAACAAGTTCATCACGATCGAGAGCCTAAAATAG
- a CDS encoding tyrosine recombinase XerC, whose translation MRPAVEFLTFLRMPGVLADNIRRYTKYLGEVRKYSPHTVRAYRSDLEQFVQFLNRQSIEEDKLMRSFYPVVRTYLYHLKAEQKKNRTIVRKLSAIRKYLSYLLREGHLKESAELELRGFKVEKSLPVYLSEAEAAQLMDLPAGDGWQARRDRAVLELFYQCGLRLAELTELTDAAIDWNAQLLRVLGKRKKMRLMPFGAIAGQRLKDYVAARDQAFGKGLPRLFVNRFGQPITARSIARVVEKYTRQLREGNRVSPHKLRHSFATHMLDNGADLLAISELLGHASIATTQIYTHVSTAGLNREYLQAHPRAAKQSKRRP comes from the coding sequence TTGCGGCCTGCCGTTGAATTCCTGACATTCTTGCGTATGCCCGGCGTGTTGGCTGACAATATCCGGCGTTACACGAAGTATTTGGGCGAAGTGCGGAAGTACTCGCCGCATACCGTGCGCGCCTATCGCAGCGACCTCGAACAATTCGTGCAGTTCCTTAACCGGCAGTCGATTGAAGAGGACAAGCTGATGCGGTCGTTCTATCCGGTCGTACGAACCTATCTTTATCACCTTAAAGCGGAACAGAAGAAGAATCGCACCATCGTGCGCAAGCTCTCGGCCATTCGCAAGTATCTGTCATATCTCTTGCGCGAAGGACACCTGAAGGAGAGCGCTGAGCTGGAGCTACGCGGATTCAAGGTCGAGAAATCGTTGCCGGTGTATTTGTCGGAGGCGGAGGCGGCGCAATTGATGGATCTGCCGGCGGGTGACGGCTGGCAGGCCCGTCGCGACCGGGCCGTTCTGGAGCTGTTCTATCAGTGTGGTCTACGACTGGCGGAGCTGACTGAACTGACGGATGCGGCGATCGACTGGAACGCGCAGTTGCTGCGGGTTCTGGGCAAGCGGAAGAAGATGCGCCTGATGCCGTTTGGCGCCATCGCCGGTCAGCGACTGAAAGACTATGTGGCGGCACGCGATCAGGCCTTCGGCAAGGGACTACCGCGACTCTTCGTGAATCGCTTCGGTCAACCGATTACCGCTCGTTCAATTGCCCGCGTCGTCGAGAAGTACACGCGGCAATTGCGAGAAGGCAACCGTGTTTCTCCGCACAAACTACGGCATTCGTTCGCAACGCACATGCTGGACAATGGCGCCGATCTGCTGGCAATTTCCGAACTGCTGGGCCATGCCTCGATTGCCACGACGCAAATCTACACCCACGTCTCGACGGCCGGGCTCAACAGAGAGTACTTGCAGGCGCACCCGCGTGCGGCCAAGCAGTCCAAGCGGCGACCGTAG